From a single Paraburkholderia sp. D15 genomic region:
- a CDS encoding prephenate dehydrogenase/arogenate dehydrogenase family protein, whose product MTDVAAFSFNKLVIFGVGLIGGSLARALRERGETAGERKVVGVGRSTASSARALELGVIDSAVALNDDVALRDALAGTDFVLLAAPVAQTQPLLERIAPFLDASTIVTDAGSTKADVVAAARAALGARIGQFVPGHPIAGREASGPDAALPDLYVNRNVVLCPLLENAAQAVERVAAMWRATGACVRDMPADQHDRVLASVSHLPHVLSFALVEQILNSPDAALKFSFAAGGFRDFTRIAASSPEMWRDVCVANRTALLEELDAYTAVLARLRTAIESADGATLEAVFARSRVARSAWQEQRSAGVAGSDASK is encoded by the coding sequence GTGACTGACGTGGCTGCGTTTTCCTTCAACAAGCTGGTGATTTTCGGTGTCGGCCTGATCGGCGGCTCGCTTGCGCGCGCGTTGCGCGAGCGCGGCGAGACGGCGGGCGAGCGCAAGGTGGTCGGGGTCGGGCGTTCGACCGCCTCGAGTGCGCGGGCGCTGGAACTGGGCGTGATCGACAGCGCCGTCGCGCTGAATGACGACGTTGCATTGCGCGACGCGCTCGCCGGCACCGACTTCGTGTTGCTGGCCGCGCCGGTTGCGCAAACGCAGCCCTTGCTCGAACGCATCGCGCCGTTTCTCGACGCCAGCACGATCGTCACCGATGCCGGCAGCACCAAGGCCGATGTGGTTGCGGCTGCCCGCGCGGCGCTCGGCGCGCGCATCGGCCAGTTCGTGCCGGGGCATCCGATCGCCGGCCGCGAGGCGAGCGGACCGGATGCCGCATTGCCCGACCTGTACGTGAACCGCAACGTCGTACTGTGCCCGTTGCTGGAGAACGCGGCGCAAGCCGTCGAGCGCGTCGCCGCGATGTGGCGCGCCACCGGCGCCTGCGTGCGCGACATGCCGGCGGACCAGCACGATCGCGTGCTGGCGTCGGTCAGTCATTTGCCGCACGTGCTGTCGTTCGCGCTGGTCGAGCAGATTCTCAATTCGCCGGACGCCGCACTGAAGTTTTCGTTCGCGGCGGGCGGTTTCCGCGACTTCACGCGCATCGCCGCGTCGAGCCCGGAAATGTGGCGCGACGTGTGCGTCGCCAATCGCACGGCGTTGCTCGAAGAGCTGGACGCCTATACGGCCGTGCTCGCGCGTCTGCGCACGGCGATCGAAAGCGCCGACGGCGCGACGCTCGAAGCCGTCTTCGCCCGCTCGCGCGTCGCGCGCAGCGCGTGGCAGGAACAGCGCTCGGCCGGCGTCGCCGGGAGCGACGCGTCGAAATAA
- the aroA gene encoding 3-phosphoshikimate 1-carboxyvinyltransferase — protein sequence MEFLDLGPFSRATGTIRLPGSKSISNRVLLLAALAEGETTITNLLDSDDTRVMLDALEKLGVRLKRDGDTCVVTGTRGAFTARTADLFLGNAGTAVRPLTAALAVNGGDYRIHGVPRMHERPIGDLVDGLRQIGARVDYEENEGYPPLRIRPAQITADAPIRVRGDVSSQFLTALLMTLPLLRTDSGVTTVQVDGELISKPYIEITIKLMERFGIKVERSGWHQFVVPAGQRYQSPGTIMVEGDASSASYFLAAGVLGGGPLKVEGVGRASIQGDVGFADALIRMGANLQMGDDWIEVRGVGHDSGKLEPIDMDCNLIPDAAMTIAVAALFADGATTLRNIASWRVKETDRLAAMATELRKVGAKVQEGEDYLVVEPPEKLIPNAAIDTYDDHRMAMCFSLVSLGGVPVRINDPKCVGKTFPDYFERFTALAQP from the coding sequence ATGGAATTCCTCGATCTCGGACCGTTTTCCCGTGCCACCGGCACGATCCGTCTACCCGGCTCGAAAAGCATTTCGAACCGGGTGCTGCTGCTCGCGGCGCTCGCCGAAGGCGAGACGACGATCACCAACCTGCTCGATTCCGACGACACCCGCGTGATGCTCGACGCGCTCGAAAAGCTCGGCGTGCGTCTGAAGCGCGACGGCGACACCTGCGTGGTGACCGGCACGCGCGGCGCGTTCACCGCGCGCACGGCGGATCTGTTCCTCGGCAACGCGGGCACGGCGGTGCGCCCGCTGACCGCTGCGCTGGCGGTGAATGGCGGCGACTACCGCATTCATGGCGTGCCGCGCATGCATGAGCGGCCGATCGGCGATCTGGTCGACGGCTTGCGGCAGATCGGCGCGCGCGTCGACTACGAGGAGAACGAAGGCTATCCGCCGCTGCGCATCCGTCCCGCGCAGATTACCGCCGACGCGCCGATCCGCGTGCGCGGCGACGTGTCGAGCCAGTTCCTGACCGCGTTGCTGATGACGTTGCCGCTGCTGCGCACTGATAGCGGCGTCACTACCGTGCAGGTGGACGGCGAGTTGATCTCGAAGCCGTACATCGAGATCACGATCAAGCTGATGGAGCGCTTCGGCATCAAGGTCGAGCGTAGCGGCTGGCACCAGTTCGTCGTGCCGGCGGGGCAGCGCTATCAGTCGCCGGGCACGATCATGGTGGAAGGCGACGCGTCGTCGGCCTCGTATTTCCTCGCGGCTGGCGTGCTCGGCGGTGGTCCGCTGAAGGTGGAGGGCGTGGGCCGCGCGAGCATTCAGGGCGACGTCGGCTTTGCCGATGCGCTGATCCGCATGGGTGCGAACCTGCAGATGGGCGACGACTGGATCGAAGTGCGTGGCGTCGGCCACGACAGCGGCAAGCTCGAACCGATCGACATGGACTGCAACCTGATTCCCGACGCGGCCATGACGATCGCCGTCGCCGCCTTGTTCGCGGATGGCGCGACCACGCTGCGCAATATCGCGAGCTGGCGCGTGAAGGAAACCGACCGGCTCGCCGCGATGGCGACCGAGTTGCGCAAGGTCGGCGCGAAGGTGCAGGAGGGCGAGGACTACCTCGTCGTCGAACCGCCCGAAAAGCTGATCCCGAACGCCGCGATCGACACCTACGACGATCACCGCATGGCCATGTGCTTCTCGCTGGTGAGCCTCGGCGGCGTGCCGGTGCGGATCAACGACCCGAAGTGCGTCGGCAAGACGTTCCCCGATTATTTCGAGCGCTTCACAGCGCTCGCTCAACCTTGA
- a CDS encoding integration host factor subunit beta: MTKSELVAQLATRFPQLVLKDADFAVKTMLDAMSEALANGHRIEIRGFGSFGLNRRPSRVGRNPKSGEKVLVPEKYVPHFKPGKELRERVDRRAGEPLKAEEPDDDL, encoded by the coding sequence ATGACCAAATCGGAATTGGTCGCCCAGCTGGCTACGCGATTTCCGCAACTTGTTCTTAAAGATGCGGATTTCGCGGTGAAGACGATGCTCGACGCGATGTCGGAGGCGCTTGCCAACGGCCACCGCATCGAAATTCGCGGCTTCGGCAGCTTCGGCCTCAACCGTCGTCCTTCCCGCGTCGGGCGTAATCCGAAGTCGGGCGAGAAGGTGCTGGTACCTGAGAAGTACGTACCGCACTTCAAGCCGGGCAAGGAATTGCGCGAACGGGTGGATCGTCGCGCGGGCGAGCCGCTGAAAGCCGAAGAGCCGGATGACGACCTGTAA
- the cmk gene encoding (d)CMP kinase, with product MKPTRPFHQTPVITIDGPSASGKGTVAALVAASLGFHLLDSGALYRLAALASQRYNVAADDADALVQLIDDLHITFREGLAQLDGTDVSAEIRAEEVGSRASAIAVHAPVRAALVARQRAFRKEPGLVADGRDMGTVIFQDAALKVFMTASVEARATRRHKQLIQKGFSANIDDLLRDLRERDERDSQRAAAPLKPAADAKLLDTSALSIDQAVEQVVQWYEALVPHA from the coding sequence ATGAAACCGACCCGTCCCTTTCACCAGACGCCCGTCATTACGATCGACGGCCCGAGTGCCTCCGGCAAAGGCACCGTGGCCGCGCTGGTCGCCGCCAGCCTTGGCTTCCACCTGCTGGACAGCGGCGCGCTGTACCGGCTCGCCGCGCTGGCGAGCCAGCGCTACAACGTCGCCGCCGATGACGCCGACGCGCTCGTTCAGCTGATCGACGACCTGCACATCACGTTTCGCGAAGGGCTGGCGCAACTCGACGGCACGGACGTGTCGGCGGAAATCCGCGCCGAGGAAGTGGGCAGCCGGGCTTCGGCGATCGCCGTGCACGCACCCGTGCGCGCCGCGCTGGTGGCCCGTCAGCGGGCGTTTCGCAAGGAGCCGGGACTGGTCGCTGACGGCCGCGACATGGGCACGGTGATCTTCCAGGATGCGGCGCTGAAAGTGTTCATGACGGCCAGTGTCGAGGCCCGCGCGACCCGCCGGCATAAGCAATTGATCCAAAAAGGTTTTTCTGCTAATATAGATGACTTGCTCCGGGATTTGCGTGAGCGCGACGAGCGTGACAGTCAGCGCGCAGCCGCGCCGCTCAAGCCCGCGGCGGATGCAAAGCTGCTTGATACCTCGGCGTTGTCGATCGACCAGGCGGTCGAACAGGTGGTGCAGTGGTATGAAGCTTTAGTCCCGCACGCGTGA
- the hisC gene encoding histidinol-phosphate transaminase has product MTASFGPSYVRAIAPYIAGKPISEVAREFGLDEASIVKLASNENPLGMPESAQRAMAQAASELGRYPDANAFELKNALSERYGVPADWITLGNGSNDILEIAAHAFVEKGQAIVYAQYSFAVYALATQGVGARAIVVPAVSYGHDLDAMLAAITDDTRLVFVANPNNPTGTFIEGPKLEAFLDKVPRHVVVVLDEAYTEYLPQAKRYDPIAWVRRYPNLLVSRTFSKAFGLAGLRVGFAIAQPELTDLLNRLRQPFNVNTLAQAAAIAALNDAAFLEKSAALNAQGYRRLTEAFDKLGLEYVPSDGNFVLVRVGHDDAAGNRVNLALLKQGVIVRPVGNYGLPQWLRITIGLPEENEAFIAALEKTLAGA; this is encoded by the coding sequence ATGACAGCGTCTTTCGGTCCTTCCTATGTGCGCGCGATCGCCCCGTACATCGCCGGTAAGCCGATTTCGGAAGTGGCCCGCGAGTTCGGTCTGGACGAAGCGAGCATCGTGAAGCTGGCGTCGAATGAAAATCCGCTGGGCATGCCGGAATCGGCGCAACGCGCAATGGCGCAAGCCGCCAGCGAACTCGGCCGCTACCCCGACGCCAACGCGTTCGAGCTGAAGAACGCGCTGAGCGAGCGTTACGGCGTGCCGGCCGACTGGATCACGCTCGGCAACGGCAGTAACGACATTCTCGAAATCGCGGCGCACGCATTCGTGGAGAAGGGCCAGGCGATCGTCTACGCGCAGTATTCGTTCGCGGTCTACGCGCTCGCCACGCAAGGCGTCGGCGCGCGCGCGATCGTCGTGCCGGCGGTCAGCTACGGCCACGATCTCGACGCGATGCTCGCGGCGATCACCGACGACACGCGGCTCGTATTCGTCGCCAATCCGAACAATCCGACGGGCACGTTCATCGAGGGGCCGAAGCTCGAGGCGTTCCTCGACAAGGTGCCGCGCCATGTGGTCGTCGTGCTCGACGAGGCGTACACCGAATATCTGCCGCAAGCGAAGCGCTACGACCCGATCGCGTGGGTGCGTCGTTATCCGAATCTGCTGGTGTCGCGTACGTTTTCGAAGGCGTTCGGCCTGGCCGGTCTGCGCGTGGGTTTCGCGATCGCGCAGCCGGAATTGACGGATCTGCTGAACCGTCTGCGTCAGCCGTTCAATGTGAACACGCTCGCGCAGGCCGCGGCGATCGCGGCGCTCAACGACGCGGCGTTTCTGGAGAAGAGCGCGGCGTTGAACGCGCAAGGCTATCGCCGTCTGACCGAAGCGTTCGACAAGCTCGGCCTCGAGTACGTGCCGTCGGACGGCAACTTCGTGCTGGTGCGCGTCGGTCACGACGATGCGGCCGGCAACCGCGTCAATCTCGCGTTGCTGAAGCAGGGCGTGATCGTGCGCCCGGTCGGCAACTACGGTTTGCCGCAGTGGCTGCGTATCACGATCGGGCTGCCGGAGGAAAACGAGGCGTTTATCGCGGCGCTCGAAAAGACGCTCGCCGGCGCGTAA
- the rpsA gene encoding 30S ribosomal protein S1 — protein MQILIFMSDLQTSTPNTESFAALFEESLTKQDMRAGEVISAEVVRVDHNFVVVNAGLKSEAYIPLEEFLNDAGEVEVQAGDFVSVAIDALENGYGDTILSRDKAKRLASWLSLEKALDNNELVTGTITGKVKGGMTVMVNGIRAFLPGSLVDTRPVKDTTPYEGKTLEFRVIKLDRKRNNVVLSRRAVIEATQGEERAKLLETLKEGAIVEGVVKNITDYGAFVDLGGIDGLLHITDIAWRRVRHPSEVLSVGQEVTAKILKFDQEKNRVSLGIKQLGDDPWEGISRRYPSGTRLFGKVTNITDYGAFVEVESGIEGLVHVSEMDWTNKNVAPSKVVQLGDEVEVMVLEIDEDRRRISLGMKQCKPNPWDDFSRNFKKGDKLQGAIKSITDFGVFIGLPGGIDGLVHLSDLSWSETGEEAVRKYKKGDEVEAIVLGIDVEKERISLGIKQLEGDPFSNFVAMNDKGSIVDGVVKTVDAKGAVVQLSTEVEGYLRASEIAQDRVEDARNVLKEGDKVNAMIINIDRKSRGINLSIKAKDSAEQQEAIRGLASSDSSAAATGTTNLGALLKAKLDGQNQ, from the coding sequence ATGCAAATTTTGATTTTTATGTCCGACCTGCAAACCTCTACCCCGAATACCGAATCTTTCGCGGCTCTGTTCGAAGAGTCGCTGACCAAGCAAGACATGCGCGCCGGCGAAGTGATCTCCGCCGAAGTCGTGCGTGTCGACCACAACTTCGTGGTCGTCAACGCTGGTCTCAAGTCCGAAGCCTACATCCCGCTCGAAGAGTTCCTGAATGACGCGGGCGAGGTAGAAGTGCAGGCGGGCGACTTCGTTTCCGTCGCGATCGACGCGCTGGAAAACGGCTACGGCGACACGATCCTGTCGCGCGACAAGGCGAAGCGTCTGGCTTCGTGGCTGTCGCTGGAAAAGGCTCTCGACAACAACGAACTCGTGACCGGCACGATCACGGGCAAGGTCAAGGGCGGCATGACCGTGATGGTCAACGGCATCCGCGCGTTCCTGCCGGGTTCGCTGGTCGACACGCGTCCGGTCAAGGACACGACCCCGTACGAAGGCAAGACGCTGGAATTCCGCGTCATCAAGCTGGACCGCAAGCGTAACAACGTGGTGCTGTCGCGCCGCGCGGTGATCGAAGCGACCCAGGGCGAAGAGCGCGCAAAGCTGCTCGAAACGCTGAAGGAAGGCGCGATCGTCGAAGGCGTGGTGAAGAACATCACGGATTACGGCGCATTCGTGGACCTCGGCGGTATCGACGGCCTGCTGCACATCACCGACATCGCATGGCGTCGCGTGCGTCACCCGAGCGAAGTGCTGTCGGTTGGCCAGGAAGTCACCGCGAAGATCCTCAAGTTCGATCAAGAGAAGAACCGCGTTTCGCTGGGCATCAAGCAACTGGGCGACGATCCGTGGGAAGGCATCTCGCGCCGTTATCCGTCGGGCACGCGCCTGTTCGGTAAGGTCACCAACATCACCGACTACGGCGCATTCGTCGAAGTCGAATCGGGTATCGAAGGCCTGGTTCACGTGTCGGAAATGGACTGGACGAACAAGAACGTTGCACCGTCGAAGGTTGTGCAACTGGGCGACGAAGTCGAAGTCATGGTTCTGGAAATCGACGAAGACCGCCGCCGTATCAGCCTCGGCATGAAGCAGTGCAAGCCGAACCCGTGGGACGACTTCAGCCGCAACTTCAAGAAGGGCGACAAGCTGCAAGGCGCAATCAAGTCGATCACCGACTTCGGCGTCTTCATCGGTCTGCCGGGCGGCATCGACGGTCTGGTTCACCTGTCGGATCTGTCGTGGTCGGAAACGGGCGAAGAAGCGGTTCGCAAGTACAAGAAGGGCGACGAAGTGGAAGCGATCGTTCTCGGCATCGACGTCGAGAAGGAACGCATTTCGCTGGGTATCAAGCAGCTCGAAGGCGACCCGTTCAGCAACTTCGTTGCCATGAACGACAAGGGTTCGATCGTCGACGGCGTGGTCAAGACGGTGGACGCGAAGGGTGCCGTGGTTCAGCTGTCGACGGAAGTCGAAGGCTACCTGCGCGCTTCGGAAATCGCGCAAGACCGCGTGGAAGATGCTCGCAACGTGCTGAAGGAAGGCGACAAGGTCAACGCGATGATCATCAACATCGATCGCAAGTCGCGTGGCATCAACCTGTCGATCAAGGCCAAGGATTCGGCTGAGCAACAGGAAGCGATCCGCGGCCTGGCTTCGTCGGACTCGAGCGCGGCTGCTACCGGCACGACGAACCTCGGCGCGCTGCTGAAGGCCAAGCTCGACGGCCAGAACCAGTAA
- a CDS encoding UDP-glucose/GDP-mannose dehydrogenase family protein: MKITIIGTGYVGLVTGACLAEIGHDVFCLDVDPRKIDILNNGGVPIHEPGLLEIINRTRAARRITFSTDIEASVKHGDVQFIAVGTPPDEDGSADLQYVLEAARNIGRTMNGFKVIVDKSTVPVGTAQRVRAVVEEELAKRGLSASEQHRFSVVSNPEFLKEGAAVDDFMRPDRIVIGSDEDASGEKARELMKRLYAPFNRNHERTLYMDVRSAEFTKYAANAMLATRISFMNEMSNLADRVGADIEAVRRGIGSDPRIGYHFLYAGCGYGGSCFPKDVQALIRTASESGHPLRILEAVEHVNDKQKDVLVDKVTAKLGNDLSGRTFAVWGLAFKPNTDDMREAPSRRVIAELLARGAQVRAYDPVAVAEARRVFALDLHDAPEQLARLTFAGTQDETLTGADALVIVTEWKEFKSPDFAHLKSVLKTPLIFDGRNLYEPDAMTEIGIDYHSIGRPYAQPSELPADV; encoded by the coding sequence ATGAAAATCACCATTATCGGCACGGGCTATGTGGGTCTCGTCACTGGCGCGTGTCTCGCCGAAATCGGCCACGACGTGTTCTGTCTCGACGTCGATCCGCGCAAGATCGACATCCTCAACAACGGCGGCGTGCCGATCCACGAGCCGGGGCTGCTGGAGATCATCAACCGCACGCGCGCGGCGCGCCGCATCACGTTTTCCACCGATATCGAGGCGAGCGTCAAACACGGCGACGTGCAGTTCATCGCCGTCGGCACGCCGCCCGACGAAGACGGCTCGGCCGATCTGCAATACGTGCTCGAGGCGGCGCGCAACATCGGCCGCACGATGAACGGCTTCAAGGTGATCGTCGACAAGTCGACGGTGCCGGTCGGCACCGCGCAGCGGGTGCGCGCGGTGGTCGAGGAGGAGCTGGCCAAACGCGGGCTGTCGGCCAGCGAGCAGCATCGCTTCTCGGTGGTGTCGAATCCCGAATTCCTGAAGGAAGGCGCGGCGGTCGACGACTTCATGCGACCCGATCGCATCGTGATCGGCAGCGACGAAGACGCGTCCGGCGAAAAGGCCCGCGAGCTGATGAAGCGTCTGTACGCGCCGTTCAACCGCAATCACGAGCGCACGCTCTACATGGACGTGCGTTCGGCCGAGTTCACCAAATACGCGGCCAACGCGATGCTCGCCACGCGCATTTCGTTCATGAACGAAATGTCGAACCTGGCGGATCGCGTCGGCGCCGATATCGAAGCGGTGCGGCGCGGCATCGGTTCGGACCCGCGCATCGGCTATCACTTCCTGTATGCCGGTTGCGGCTACGGCGGTTCGTGCTTCCCGAAGGACGTGCAGGCGCTGATCCGCACCGCGAGCGAAAGCGGTCATCCGCTGCGCATTCTCGAAGCGGTCGAGCACGTGAACGACAAGCAGAAGGACGTGCTGGTCGACAAGGTCACGGCGAAGCTCGGCAACGACCTGAGCGGCCGCACGTTCGCGGTCTGGGGCCTCGCATTCAAGCCGAATACCGACGACATGCGCGAGGCGCCGAGCCGTCGCGTGATCGCGGAACTGCTGGCGCGCGGCGCGCAGGTGCGCGCGTACGATCCGGTCGCGGTCGCCGAGGCGCGCCGCGTGTTCGCGCTCGATCTGCACGACGCGCCGGAGCAGCTCGCGCGTCTGACCTTCGCCGGCACGCAGGACGAAACGCTGACCGGCGCGGATGCGCTGGTGATCGTCACCGAATGGAAGGAATTCAAGAGCCCGGATTTCGCGCATCTGAAATCGGTGCTGAAGACGCCGCTGATTTTCGACGGCCGCAACCTGTACGAACCGGACGCGATGACCGAGATCGGCATCGACTATCACTCGATTGGACGCCCTTATGCCCAACCCTCTGAACTTCCGGCCGATGTCTGA
- the lapB gene encoding lipopolysaccharide assembly protein LapB, with product MDLDFWWLLVIPVAFAFGWMAARYDLKTLLSESANLPRSYFRGLNFLLNEQPDQAIDAFIEVVKLDPETVELHFALGNLFRRRGETDRAIRVHQNLLSRADLPVTERDHALYELGQDFLKAGLLDRAEETFRALETGDYALGAQRALLTIYEIEKDWIKSIDTARHLETMGAESLDKEIAQFHCELAQEALQQKNPDEARRQLCFALKANATNVRATILFGDVDAAGGAQEAAIAQWRRVEEQNPAYLPLVAEKLMKAYEALGRPQDGADLLTTWVDRYPTNDLLDVAYQHVASLRGPDAAHALARSQMQKSPNLAGMTRLLEAQQAVAEEPRRSELELMRTLIRQRTKNLPRYTCQNCGFRARLFYWQCPGCSGWETYAPRRVEPINASS from the coding sequence ATGGATCTAGACTTCTGGTGGCTGCTCGTCATACCCGTCGCGTTCGCGTTCGGCTGGATGGCCGCGCGCTACGACCTCAAGACGCTGCTGTCCGAAAGCGCCAACCTGCCGCGTTCGTATTTTCGCGGGCTGAATTTCCTGCTCAACGAGCAGCCTGATCAGGCGATCGACGCGTTCATCGAAGTCGTCAAGCTCGATCCTGAAACGGTCGAATTGCACTTCGCACTGGGCAACCTGTTCCGTCGCCGCGGTGAAACGGACCGCGCGATCCGCGTGCATCAGAATCTGCTGAGCCGCGCCGACTTGCCGGTCACCGAGCGCGACCACGCGCTGTACGAACTCGGCCAGGACTTCCTGAAGGCGGGTTTGTTAGACCGCGCGGAGGAAACCTTCCGCGCGCTCGAAACCGGTGATTACGCGCTCGGTGCGCAACGCGCGCTGCTGACGATCTACGAAATCGAGAAGGACTGGATCAAGTCGATCGACACCGCGCGTCATCTGGAAACGATGGGTGCCGAATCGCTCGACAAGGAAATCGCGCAGTTCCATTGCGAGCTTGCCCAGGAAGCGTTGCAGCAGAAAAACCCCGACGAGGCGCGCCGCCAGCTCTGCTTCGCGCTGAAGGCCAATGCGACCAACGTCCGCGCGACGATCCTGTTCGGCGACGTCGACGCGGCCGGCGGCGCGCAGGAAGCGGCGATCGCGCAATGGCGGCGGGTCGAGGAGCAGAATCCGGCGTATCTGCCGCTCGTCGCGGAGAAACTGATGAAGGCCTACGAGGCGCTCGGCCGGCCGCAGGACGGCGCGGACCTGCTGACCACGTGGGTCGATCGCTATCCGACCAACGATCTGCTCGATGTCGCGTATCAGCACGTCGCGTCGCTGCGCGGACCGGACGCTGCGCATGCGCTCGCGCGCTCGCAAATGCAGAAGTCGCCGAATCTGGCCGGCATGACGCGTTTGCTCGAAGCACAGCAGGCCGTCGCGGAAGAACCGCGCCGCAGCGAGCTCGAACTGATGCGCACGCTGATCCGTCAGCGCACCAAAAATCTGCCACGGTATACGTGCCAGAATTGCGGTTTCAGGGCGCGGCTTTTCTACTGGCAGTGCCCCGGTTGCAGCGGCTGGGAAACCTATGCGCCGCGTCGCGTCGAACCGATCAACGCGTCGAGCTGA
- a CDS encoding LapA family protein, protein MKFIVWLIRVLVFVLLLVLALSNTQSATLNFLAGYAWSAPLILIGLAFFVVGLLAGLVSSLPAMVRLRMENGRLKRELRVARETPVVVEQPPMPPLI, encoded by the coding sequence ATGAAATTTATCGTCTGGCTGATCCGTGTACTGGTGTTCGTGCTGCTGCTGGTGCTGGCGCTCTCCAATACACAAAGCGCTACGCTGAATTTCCTCGCCGGTTATGCATGGTCGGCGCCGTTGATCCTGATCGGCCTCGCGTTCTTCGTGGTGGGGCTGCTGGCCGGGCTGGTGTCGTCGTTGCCGGCGATGGTGCGCCTGCGCATGGAAAACGGCCGGCTCAAGCGCGAATTGCGGGTGGCGCGCGAAACCCCGGTCGTGGTCGAACAACCGCCCATGCCGCCACTGATCTGA
- the rfaE1 gene encoding D-glycero-beta-D-manno-heptose-7-phosphate kinase: protein MPNPLNFRPMSETLSETAAGSANTPAPALIAVPRAQLAAARVLVVGDVMLDRYWFGDVNRISPEAPVPVVHVQRQEDRLGGAANVARNAVALGAQAGLLCVVGHDEPGERIVQLLGESGVTPHLERDPALLTTIKLRVLSRQQQLLRVDFENSPAHEVLLAGLARFDELLPSHDVILMSDYAKGGLTHVTQMIAKAHAAGKAVLVDPKGDDWERYRGATLITPNRAELREVVGQWKSEEDLLARVTKLRADLQFKALLLTRSEEGMTLFSDDGILHASAVAREVYDVSGAGDTVIATLAAMLGAGLTLVDAVGLANRAAGIVVGKLGTATVDYDELFH from the coding sequence ATGCCCAACCCTCTGAACTTCCGGCCGATGTCTGAGACCCTGTCCGAAACCGCCGCCGGCTCGGCGAACACGCCCGCGCCGGCGCTCATCGCGGTGCCGCGCGCGCAGCTTGCCGCGGCGCGCGTGCTGGTGGTCGGCGACGTGATGCTCGACCGCTACTGGTTCGGCGACGTGAACCGTATCTCGCCGGAAGCGCCAGTGCCGGTCGTGCACGTGCAGCGCCAGGAAGATCGTCTGGGCGGCGCGGCGAACGTCGCGCGCAACGCGGTCGCGCTCGGCGCGCAGGCCGGGCTGCTGTGCGTGGTCGGTCATGACGAACCCGGCGAGCGCATCGTGCAGTTGCTCGGCGAAAGCGGCGTGACGCCGCATCTGGAACGCGATCCGGCCTTGCTCACCACGATCAAGCTGCGCGTGCTGTCGCGCCAGCAGCAGTTGCTGCGCGTCGACTTCGAGAACTCGCCCGCGCATGAAGTGCTGCTCGCGGGTCTCGCACGCTTCGACGAGCTGCTGCCGTCGCACGACGTGATCCTGATGTCCGATTACGCGAAGGGCGGCCTCACCCACGTCACGCAGATGATCGCGAAGGCGCACGCGGCGGGCAAGGCCGTGCTGGTCGATCCGAAGGGCGACGACTGGGAGCGCTATCGCGGCGCCACGCTGATCACGCCGAACCGCGCCGAATTGCGCGAAGTGGTCGGGCAGTGGAAGTCCGAGGAAGACCTGCTCGCACGCGTGACGAAACTGCGCGCCGACCTGCAATTCAAGGCGCTGCTGCTGACGCGCTCGGAAGAAGGCATGACGCTCTTCTCCGACGACGGCATCCTGCACGCATCGGCGGTTGCGCGCGAAGTGTATGATGTTTCGGGCGCCGGCGACACCGTGATCGCGACGCTCGCGGCCATGCTGGGCGCGGGTCTCACGCTCGTCGACGCGGTCGGGCTCGCGAATCGCGCGGCCGGCATCGTGGTCGGCAAACTGGGCACGGCCACCGTCGATTACGACGAACTCTTTCATTGA